A segment of the Arachis hypogaea cultivar Tifrunner chromosome 5, arahy.Tifrunner.gnm2.J5K5, whole genome shotgun sequence genome:
GCCATGAAAATGAGAATTaattgaaagcaattaataaagaaagggaataatagaataagagaagatcatTGGGGTAcagagatattgaattctcttGATCCAATAatttttcatctcatcttcaatcatgtaaTCATTGATCTCTTAGCAAATCATAAGTGATTAAATTTCAATGACTTGGTAATTTAATatctcttaacttgatcaattgccaatgtcttgatctaattgctcatgagaagagatgaaaatTGGTCTCTGATTTAAAGCCACACAATTTCATAAATCAAGTCATGCgttgattatatgtcacatattaaTCTCAAACCCAAATTCACAAGAATTGGGAGAAAGATCTTCAAGCTCAATTTTATGATCACTCTTTCAAGTTTTCATAGAATTCAAGTGAGATTCAAATTATCTTTCAATAGATTTGAATTCTTTAAGTGAAGAACGAAGATGAATTGAAGATAAAAAGTAAATCACAATGATCCATTAAATTTAATAGAGCTCTTTTCTCCCATGAAAAAGAAATCAGCCACTCATGACttacaaaatataaaagataagaaaatggAGAAGAGTGGAGCAGGAGAAGTCTGAATCTTCCCTCCAAATGTCTCCTTCATTCTCTATTTATAACCTatctaaattacaaattcaaataaaattcaaattacattaaattcaAATTGAAATCGAATTTTTGGGCTTAATCTGCTCTTTTGATCCTTGGAGAATTCGAGAAATGAATGAGAAAATTGAAGCCTGGAAGTTGAGGTTGAATGACACATTTTTTCTTCTTAAAGACTAGCCTAAATTGGCCTCTGATGTACCACTATTTTGtagtacatcttgtgcttaattgagtgaattttatccactattctcacatttattcatgtaaattgcatgttttatattttccttcctgattttgtgctatgattgaaaaaatattttttgtcttaatttagctaatttcaatcctctcttattaccattcgatgtcatgatatgtgtgttaagtgttttcagatattacagggcaggaatagcttagaggatggaaaagaagcatgcgaaaatggaaggaatacaagaagttgaaggaactgcaaagctgcagccctgacctctttgcactcaatcgatcataacttgagttacaaagatccaaatgaggcgatttcagttgcattggaaagctaacatccgggggcttcgcaacaatatataatttgccatagttgcttggCTGTtgggtgacacgtacgcgtggatagtgcGGCAGACAAACGACACGTACGCATGGGCATTGCGTACGCGTGATAGAGCCGCGTGATGGACGTATTAGTAATCGCTGGggtaatttctgggctgtttttaacccagttctcagcccagaaaacatagattagaggctgcagagtggaggaatcagGAGAtcacacttctcattattcacaatttaggttttagatgtagttttctagagagagaggctctcttctctctctaggtttttggATTTACGATTTCTCTtcattttaggtttatttcttcccaattccaggttcaatgttcctttaatttagtttctcttctacttttatttattctattactttaatttatgaattctcatgttagatttgatttcacttattaatgcaatttgaggtatttcatgtttattgtttgtttttccatttgttgttattgaatctcttggctttggttgagtaattagtgacacttgagttatcaaactcctttgttgatggaTAATTGTTATGTTTGCTAGTTTATTTgaatttcactaactctagtctttccataggagttgactaggacctgaaaaattaaattgatttatctacTTGACATacattcatagttagaggttgaccaagtgggagcaatgaacaattctcatcacaattgataaggataactaggataggacatccaattctcataccttgccaagagcttttctagttattagtttattccttttgccatttactattcttgcttcttatcttaaaaatcccaaaatatacctttacataaccaataacaagaacacttccttgcaattccttgagagacgacccgaagtttaaatacttctgttatcaattttattaggggtttgttacttgtgacaaccaaacttttgtatgaaaggattattgttggtttagaagctatactttagaCGAGCTTTTATTTGTGCATTCTAGACCCATCAAAAGTCCGTTCGTCAGCCTCTATTACTTGCTGTGGCACGCCAAGTGGTTAACGTGGGACGCCTACAACATTAATTCAATTCATGGCTCAAATTATACTTCTATTTTATTTCAGCATGGGATATCACAAAACTAGTATGGGATGCAAAACgggagtcatgcgtacgcatgacattgTTAAAATCACCATTTGTGCGTATGTATGGGGTATGCATACGCATGAGCTCACTTAATTTAACGATTGTGCGTACGCAGAAGGCATGCGTATGCATAGATGCCATTGGACGCCAACATCTTCACGTTGAATGGCACAGCTTCCAAGCCCAAATGTATTGCTTTTGGCATTTGGAAAAAGTGTGTCCTTGACTTTCAAAGCGTGTCCTTTATTCCAAAGCGTGTCGTTAACTTCTTCCtttgttcttttgatttttatttcatttcctacatttataaaagtataaaacaacTCCAAAGAGCATTGATCAAAGCaccaaaaatttcaattaaaGTAAGAAAAATATCTAACTTGAATTTATGAAAAGAAATACCAAGAATATAGATTAAAAGTATGAAATTCCTAACAAAAATACTAAGTTACTACCacactatttaaaaaaataacaactaaaaattattaaagatGTGCATGCATCATGATAATTAGAGTGCCCTTCATATTGTTGTTATCCGATTTTTCATGAATGGATCAAATATTTGGAGGTTGATTGTTATTTGGTCCGACAAAAAATTCAAGTTAGAGTGATAAAACTTCTCCACATTTTTTCTTCTGGATAGCTAGCTGACATCTTCACCGaatctttgtttcttcaatcTTTTCATCTTAATCTCATAAATTcggtatttttgatatttttcatCTTCCAACTTACAGGGACGTATTAAACCACTTTTTCATATTAGCCTATAATAATAACAAAGAAGTTTCACACGAGTTTATAAATTCAAcccaataaaatacataaatttagtCATAATTTtagcttttattattttatttactattatcatatccttatttgttttttatctttcatagacaataataaatatatatttaaatttatttttataattttttaataaaaaaaacacaaaatacaatattttttatatttattttttttattctttcagtGTTTTATTACAAAATAGCAAAAGATTAACAAActaactcatatatatatatatagtatattccCTCACAAATTCAATGTACGTTTCTGAATTTGTTCATCAGATTCATGGGATAATAGTGGCATAAGCTAGTGAATACTATTTTATCCCAAATTACTAAATTTCAAAACTGAATTGGGGGAGGATCAAACAAATAGCCTTGCTTAATCCCATGATTCCTCCATCAAGCCAACATGGGAgctttattttgattatttaattattatatatagtatttagaagctttagataaattatatttacatatttatttaattttattgttttagaatctattatatatatataatagagatatCAAACTGATTTAGttattttctaaaataccctttgtatataatttataaataaaaaatttatttggcATTTAAATtcaagattttttaaaataattgtaaatatctaattcatacaaaataaatcaatagacatattgcttttttttgtttatggtattatatattttaacatGCCAAAGATTATTTTATCGCAGTCGAACTTCATTTAAAAGTCTTTCTCTGGCAGTGGCGGAGTTATGTTAATGAAAATGGGGGCAATGATCccctaaattaataattaaagagTGCTAGGAGGTTAGTCAGTtttgtaatttataattattaattagttattattagtatttttaataatataaaattatatttaatgatgtgtaattactcactttttttgtgctggtcaaattttaataaagaaaagtgTGGACTCTTAAACTTTCTCTTAATCTTAATAATTTGTACATActaatgcatgcataagataaaatttaaattcctgACACTTATTTAAGTAAATAACTGAACTAATCACATGACCAACCCAAATTAATTAATATGACTAAGTGAACtgatcaatatctatttatactAATTATATATGAATATTTAATTATGACTAAGTCTACCGATTCATATTATTGTTCCACTTTGAGCAGAGCTTTCTTGATGCACAAACCCATTGAAAATAAGAGCTCCTTACTCGGTTATAAAAAGTCAACGTTTCTTCTATATGCTTTGTAACATTATTACGAGGAAATCTCCTAGAAAAATCTCAAGAAATTACACACCATATTAAACACATACAATCATAAGCAAAGGAGGTACCCTCTACAAATATATATCCACTAAAATATTACACCAGATTCATCATTAATTATCAACATTGTTATTAGCTATCACAAATCACCATCATCAACATGTGTTTGAGATCATTCAGGTGCAGTTTTTGCTGCATCTTCGTCACACTCTACACCTTATTCCTGTGCTTCATTCTATCCATATTCCTATTTTGGATAATCATATCTCCATCAAGTGTCAAATTCCAAGTAACCAATGCTTCCCTCACTCAATTCAATCTCACCAACAACAACACCACATTGAACTACAAATTCAAAGTCAACATCACAGCAAGAAACCCTAACAACAACGTGGTGGTGTACTATAGGAGGATCACCGCATACGCGTGGTACAAAGACAGGAATTTCGCTGCCGTCAACTTGGCGCCATTTGATCAAGGTCACAAGAACACGACCCTCCTTCAAGAAGCCGTGTTCGAAGGACAAAGCTCGATTCGACTCGGGCCAAAGCAAATTGCTGAGTACAACATGGAGAGGAGTGTGGGCATTTTCAATGACTTGGCCGTCGATTTGGATGTTAGAATAAGGGCTAAGTTTGGAAGGTTCAAGAGCAGCCGATTCAATCCGCCGGTTGTTCAGTGTCGCCGGCTCAGGGTTCCTTTGATTTCGAATGGTAAACCGCCGGCGGCAACTTTTAGTGTTACAAGGTGCAGAAGTAGTAATTTCTTTCAAGATCGTGATGCCGAAGCCGGATAACCCttagaaatataaatataagCCTTGACTCCTGAGTATTTGAATTTgcaattatatacatatatatagcataaataaatataagtatatacTTAAAATACCAATAGAAATCCTTTTTTTACACGTATTACTTTGATTTTCTCATCGAGTTGTATTCTATttaatttcattcattcattttattACGTGAAATTTGTTGTCGAGTTCTTCTAATTTGTGTGTTCCACTATTATTGCTATATAGAAAATGAaatttacccttttttttacATGTCTTTTGtatattgtttttgttttataatttaaaaggcaaagtttttattttttcgcttcttatttttaatataaaaaataagaagtATCTAAGAATGTAAATATATTCATTGTACTATATTTGCGATGGTAACATATATGTAATTATACTTTCATTAGCTAGACATTATTAGGatcataaaagaaataaattctttcaaatttttttaaattacggTATTGTTTAAAACACAATAactaaagttattttatttaatttaatttctataagtttaaacatataatatatataattatatacttattatatctataatattatataattattctagaataattattgaatattaaataaaataattttaaattatttgaactaTTTTTATCATCtttcaaatataattattttacaaaagaagaaaaatataataggattggaaatataaaaagaaaaaattgataaaattgggGGGGGAAAAAGGTATTTTATGCCTAAAATTTATGTCCCAATTTGAACAAAAGACGTTGAAAACATATATTGTGTTTTTGTTATCACCGTATTATTTAAAATTCATGACAATTCTTTTCATATCTCCTGTATACATAGACActaatcaaaatattttaaacataaaagagaaaatctaAATATAATGACAACCAACTTAACgacaaaataaattaatctaATATCAATTAACTCTAACTTAATCAATCCATGGTACTCTGAATAATATATAACATCATTTGATTCTAAATCTATGGAAATTTGGTTGGAAACTTGATTGAAACAAAATTTCACCTGACATTATTGTACAAATTAGACTGCTAAAAATGCAATTTTCTTTAGAATTTGACAGGTAACTTGACAGAGATAGAGGCACATTTTCTCATGACAACTAGAATTAGAGACCATGTTATCTATGTTATCTTTTGAATGGATAGACTCTTAAGTCTAAAGTGACGCGTACAATGGACTTGTTTAGTAAAACAACAGAAGACTACGAGGGACTTGGAAAGAGTGTAGTGAGATTCATAGATACACCTTCACACATACATGTAGTTCCTCGTAAAGAAATTAATacagcataaaaataaaaagaaatcaaagGTGTCTCTGGTCTTTACCCTTTAACATGATCATGTCAAATTTTCTACTAGGATACATAGAAAAACTAATAATTGTTGCTTACGTAATACATACGAACGTTACATGGGAATCCCTTATATTTTGTGCTTTCCACTTTTTAGTTCTTCCATTAGTAGATGTGCCACTGATTTGTATCCCATTTCCCGAGCTTTATTTCAATCAATCAAAGATGAGAAGAAAGacaaacaagaacaaaaacaaagatatCATCAACAAAGGAACAGCAATTACAACATAAAGGTAGATTTAAAGATGAAGACAAACCTCTATATATTGCTAAACCGGTTGGAGCTATCTTCCGTTTCCTCAGGCAAATTGAGCTATATACAGTTATAAACCAATTATGGTTAAAAAGAAACAGCATCATTAATcggataaaagaaaaatgttacgtGACATTTGATGCGTGAGACACCATACCAACTTGCATATTGATTCAGCATTAGATGGAGTGTATATCTCATCTAATGTTGAACAATGTGAGTAGGCGAAATCCCCCTCATACCATATATACAAATAACAAAACTTGGATTAAAATATTCTCTTCCATTAGTTATACAAGCTATCTGCATTCTGCATGCATTCAGAAGCTCTACCTGTTGCATACCCAGAAAGGGTTTATTCCTTTTTCTTCTACGCAATGTGGGCACATCCAATCCTTGTTCTTTCTCACTTCCTCCATTTCTAATTCAGAAATATAGTGAACAGTTTCAGACTATCAACAAGAAAGCACTTCATATAAGTTAAAAGCCTATAATGTATCATTTCCTATACCTCCCGATTAAATAGCTTAACATTTAGCAAAGATAGTTCATATTATGACCAAATGATCCAAAAGTTCGATTGTCATTTCATAACATGATACAGGCATGAGACTTCAGAGAAGATGGTGGGTTAATAGTGAAAATGGTCCACAAAAGTCGTGCGTGAATCAATTCCATCCTCAAAAGATCAGACATTTCAAATTGATCTTTTGAAAGATATAATGGTAAGTTAGATTAGTCCTTCCGTTAGTTAGATAATGACATGTGGCATAAATCATTTTGTGACATATCATTGTCTATCTAACAGTAACAGAAAGACCGATTTAATTCACTGTTGTAACTTTCGAGAACCAATTTAAAGCGTCTGACTTTTGAAAACCAAATTGACGCACATGATCTTTTAGGAACCATTTTAAACATTAACCTTAAAGATGGTACATAACTACTAGAAGGAAGACCCTAAACTACAATATAGTATTTGAAGCGCAACTAAAAGAAATGCAACATTTCTATTAATGCACGTTTAATTCAAAAAGGCAGTTTTGCTGCCTTATTTTTAGATTAACAACTTGTAACTTACCTTCACCATATCGAACCTTGAGACATGCTCTGCAGAAAACACCATGGCTAGAGTGACAGACAGAACAATCAGTCTTCCCTGAAAGGGAGTACGTTACCAAATTGCTAAGTTAAAAGCAtcgtagaagaaaaaaaatacaaattaaaacaccATGCTAAATCTTACCTAGACATGGCTCATCCACATCAAAATTGCCACATCTTTGGCAATCTTCTTCACTGCAGAGTGTCTTTTGCCTGCATTTAAGTGATCATAGAAGATTCTAGAGAAATCAGCAGAAACAAGTAGCTAATGTTTTGTGATTAGGGTTATGCGTTATACATAGTTTGTTGAAAATCCCTAAATTTGATAATCAGAGAATAGTGGTCTGGAATTTGAATACCTGCAGAAATGGCAGCATATCCCCAAAGTGGGATTGTAGATACTGCCTCTGCCGTTCCGATTGCAGCGCCTCGGAGAAGCTTCTTCTAGAATCTGAAGCTGTTCAATACTTATTTTAACAAAAGGTGCATTCGCAGGCCTAAACTCCTCCCcctcctcttctttctcttcccgaTCGATTTCAGTTTCCTCCTTCTCTGTCACAACTATAACAATTGAGTGATTGGAGAAAGAGTAAAGACAGATGCATCAAATAAAACTACCTTGTTTCGGGGAGGGTGGGAGGGTGTTAGTGCGATTGAGTCTTTGAGAGCGGCGCAATGGTGTGAGAGCGAAGAGCTTCTTTTGGTTGGGTTTCTTTGGTTTCGGTTTTGGAGAGTTGTGATGCTTTCTGAGCT
Coding sequences within it:
- the LOC112802366 gene encoding NDR1/HIN1-like protein 10, whose product is MCLRSFRCSFCCIFVTLYTLFLCFILSIFLFWIIISPSSVKFQVTNASLTQFNLTNNNTTLNYKFKVNITARNPNNNVVVYYRRITAYAWYKDRNFAAVNLAPFDQGHKNTTLLQEAVFEGQSSIRLGPKQIAEYNMERSVGIFNDLAVDLDVRIRAKFGRFKSSRFNPPVVQCRRLRVPLISNGKPPAATFSVTRCRSSNFFQDRDAEAG
- the LOC112802367 gene encoding uncharacterized protein isoform X2, whose translation is MGKKAARASEYENVRNARMLENQARLESLGLLKTVSELRKHHNSPKPKPKKPNQKKLFALTPLRRSQRLNRTNTLPPSPKQEKEETEIDREEKEEEGEEFRPANAPFVKISIEQLQILEEASPRRCNRNGRGSIYNPTLGICCHFCRQKTLCSEEDCQRCGNFDVDEPCLGKTDCSVCHSSHGVFCRACLKVRYGEEMEEVRKNKDWMCPHCVEEKGINPFWVCNSSICLRKRKIAPTGLAIYRAREMGYKSVAHLLMEELKSGKHKI
- the LOC112802367 gene encoding uncharacterized protein isoform X1, giving the protein MGKKAARASEYENVRNARMLENQARLESLGLLKTVSELRKHHNSPKPKPKKPNQKKLFALTPLRRSQRLNRTNTLPPSPKQVVTEKEETEIDREEKEEEGEEFRPANAPFVKISIEQLQILEEASPRRCNRNGRGSIYNPTLGICCHFCRQKTLCSEEDCQRCGNFDVDEPCLGKTDCSVCHSSHGVFCRACLKVRYGEEMEEVRKNKDWMCPHCVEEKGINPFWVCNSSICLRKRKIAPTGLAIYRAREMGYKSVAHLLMEELKSGKHKI